One stretch of Mangifera indica cultivar Alphonso chromosome 9, CATAS_Mindica_2.1, whole genome shotgun sequence DNA includes these proteins:
- the LOC123224722 gene encoding UDP-D-apiose/UDP-D-xylose synthase 1-like, which produces MALNSARSSFTKLNILPCIVIDISSTKIKHLLRPYYCWIGRVQFHEFGVKRDILHQHLEPLIAASDLVINLAAICTPADYINRPFDAIYSNFIDAIPVNLLASAMSRMPLKLFF; this is translated from the exons ATGGCTCTCAACTCTGCGAGAAGCTCCTTTACAAAACTTAACATACTGCCATGTATAGTCATTGATATCTCCTCCACCAAGATCAAACATCTGCTGCGTCCTTATTATTGCTGGATTGGTCGAGTTCAGTTTCATGAATTTGGCGTCAAGCGCGACATTCTGCATCAGCACCTTGAACCTCTCATTGCAGCCTCTGATCTT GTTATTAATCTGGCAGCCATTTGCACTCCTGCTGATTATATTAATAGGCCTTTTGATGCTATTTACAGTAACTTTATTGATGCGATTCCAGTG AACCTCCTGGCTTCTGCTATGTCAAGGATGCCATTGAAGCTGTTCTTTTAA
- the LOC123224721 gene encoding protein SUPPRESSOR OF K(+) TRANSPORT GROWTH DEFECT 1-like translates to MYSNFKEQAIEYVKQAVQEDNAGNYAKAFPLYMNALEYFKTHLKYEKNPKIKEAITQKFTEYLRRAEEIRAVLDDGGPGPAHNGDAAVATRPKSKPKDGSGGEGGDGEDPEQAKLRSGLNSAIIREKPNVKWNDVAGLESAKQALQEAVILPVKFPQFFTGKRQPWRAFLLYGPPGTGKSYLAKAVATEADSTFFSVSSSDLVSKWMGESEKLVSSLFQMARESAPSIIFIDEIDSLCGQRGEGNESEASRRIKTELLVQMQGVGHNDQKVLVLAATNTPYALDQAIRRRFDKRIYIPLPDLKARQHMFKVHLGDTPHNLTESDFENLARKTEGFSGSDISVCVKDVLFEPVRKTQDAMFFFQTTNGMWMPCGPKQQGAVQITMQELAGQGLAAKILPPPITKTDFDKVLARQRPTVSKADLEVQERFTKEFGEEG, encoded by the exons atgTACAGCAACTTCAAAGAACAAGCAATCGAGTACGTCAAACAAGCCGTGCAGGAAGATAATGCCGGAAATTACGCTAAAGCCTTCCCGCTTTACATGAACGCTTTGGAGTACTTCAAGACCCATCTGAAGTACGAGAAGAATCCTAAGATTAAAGAAGCTATTACCCAGAAATTTACTGAATATCTCCGTCGAGCAGAGGAGATCCGTGCAGTTTTGGACGATGGTGGGCCCGGCCCTGCCCATAACGGTGACGCTGCTGTGGCCACCCGACCCAAGAGCAAGCCCAAGGATGGCAGTGGTGGCGAAGGCGGCGATGGGGAGGATCCCGAGCAGGCCAAGCTGCGTTCTGGATTGAATTCGGCGATTATTAGAGAGAAGCCCAACGTCAAGTGGAATGACGTGGCGGGTCTCGAGAGCGCGAAGCAGGCTTTACAGGAGGCTGTTATTTTGCCTGTTAAATTTCCTCAGTTTTTTACCG GCAAGAGACAACCATGGAGAGCTTTTCTGTTGTATGGACCACCTGGAACTGGGAAGTCATATCTTGCCAAGGCTGTTGCTACAGAAGCTGATTCTACTTTTTTCAG TGTTTCTTCTTCTGACTTGGTTTCAAAGTGGATGGGTGAAAGTGAAAAGCTTGTTTCAAGTCTTTTCCAAATGGCTCGTGAAAGTGCCCCTTCTATTATCTTCATTGATGAGATAGATTCATTATGTGGACAGCGTGGAGAAGGGAATGAAAGTGAAGCTTCTAGACGTATCAAAACTGAACTTCTTGTACAGATgcag GGTGTTGGACACAATGATCAGAAAGTTCTTGTTCTTGCAGCTACAAATACTCCCTATGCTCTAGATCAG GCCATAAGGCGGCGTTTTGACAAGCGTATATATATCCCGCTTCCAGATTTGAAGGCTAGGCAGCACATGTTCAAA GTTCATCTAGGAGATACTCCACACAATTTGACCGAAAGTGACTTCGAAAATTTAGCTCGCAAAACTGAGGGGTTTTCAGGTTCAGATATTTCTGTGTGT GTTAAGGATGTCCTCTTTGAACCTGTCCGGAAAACTCAGGATGCCATGTTCTTCTTTCAAACTACTAATGGTATGTGGATGCCATGTGGACCAAAGCAGCAAGGTGCTGTCCAAATTACCATGCAGGAGCTGGCAGGACAAGGACTTGCAGCTAAG ATACTACCTCCCCCGATCACAAAAACAGATTTTGATAAGGTACTTGCGAGACAGAGGCCAACAGTGAGCAAGGCTGACCTTGAAGTTCAGGAGAGATTCACAAAGGAGTTTGGAGAGGAAGGTTAA
- the LOC123224720 gene encoding protein HIRA isoform X1, with product MIAEKPSWVRHVGMQIFSIDIQPGGLRFATGGGDHKVRIWNFKSVGRSLENDESTQRLLATLHDHFGSVNCVRWAKHGRYIASGSDDQMILVHERKPGSGTTEFGSGEPPDIENWKVAITLRGHTADVVDLNWSPDDSTLASGSLDNTIHIWNMSNGICTAVLRGHSSLVKGVAWDPIGSFIASQSDDKTVIIWKTSDWSLAHRTDGHWTKSLGSTFFRRLGWSPCGHFITTTHGFQKPRHSAPVLERGDWAATFDFLGHNAPIIVVKYNHSMFRRNSWNSQEVKAATVGWTNGTSKIGGKESQPYNVIAIGSQDRTITVWTTASPRPLFVAKHFFSQSVVDLSWSPDGYSLFACSLDGTVATFHFEAKELGHRLSDTELDELKRNRYGDVRGRQTNLVESPAQLLLEAASAKQNTTKKVVSDVQPIQTPSKSIVSVEVTTKTSESQVDDGKKSGAAAGDGGLNKVATSGRISSPVKQREYRRPDGRKRIIPEAVGVPVQQENISGGMTSHTLEFPPVPCDNRKDNGVVPAAGGTSEVLRGTLGRGSDIKERSGVTARATVTESLIIEKVLVSASGDGSANVEQSGSVKASGSLAASSATLSIRVCDKKEVVDTIPVCLEARPRERAVNEIVGMGSTCMMKETEIVCIRGTQTLWSDRIAGKVTVLAGNANFWAVGCEDGCLQVYTKCGRRAMPAMMLGSSVTFIDCDESWKLLLVTRKGSLYVWDLFNRKCLLHDSLASLITTDLNPSAKGAGTIKVISVKLSKSGFPLVILATRHAFLFDTSLMCWLRVADDCFPASNFASSWNFGSVQSGELATLQVDVRKYLARKPGWSRVTDDGVQTRAHLESQLASSLALRSPNEYRQCLLSYIRFLAREADESRLREVCESFLGPPTGMVEATSADLKNPAWEPCVLGMRKHKLLREDILPAMASNRKVQRLLNEFMDLLSEYESTEINVDQQDPASPPRSTLATDQTDSAPLATDKMNSAQLAADQMNSTPPATDRMDSASTANDQMDSTPPPATDQMDNAALATDQTDTIMPGTGQMDSTPSATDHPAPQRNDQMYPVPLPTDQMDSASPTTDQKDSTTLAIDVKDSASFSTDNLNIVLPVTEQVNLEPMPDQGNLAPAAQDSGS from the exons ATGATTGCGGAGAAACCTAGTTGGGTTAGGCATGTGGGAATGCAAATTTTCTCCATTGATATTCAACCTGGTGGGCTCAGGTTTGCTACTGGTGGAGGTGACCACAAG GTTCGAATTTGGAACTTTAAGTCTGTTGGCAGGAGTTTGGAAAATGATGAATCAACACAGAGGCTTCTTGCTACCCTCCATGATCATTTTGGGTCAGTCAACTGTGTTAGGTGGGCTAAGCATGGTCGGTATATTGCGTCGGGGTCTGATGATCAGATGATTTTGGTTCATGAGAGGAAACCTGGTTCTGGAACTACTGAGTTTGGTAGTGGGGAGCCCCCAGATATTGAGAATTGGAAAGTTGCAATAACTTTGAGAGGTCACACTGCCGATGTG GTGGATCTTAATTGGTCTCCTGATGACTCAACATTGGCTAGTGGAAGTTTAGACAACACCATCCACATATGGAATATGAGCAATGGCATTTGTACAGCTGTTCTTAGGGGTCATTCAAGCCTGGTTAAAGGAGTTGCTTGGGATCCCATTGGTTCCTTCATAGCAAGTCAATCTGATGATAAGACTGTTATTATATGGAAAACAAGCGACTGGAGTCTTGCTCACAGAACGGATGGCCACTGGACAAAATCA CTTGGATCTACATTTTTTAGAAGGCTTGGATGGTCTCCCTGTGGCCATTTCATAACAACCACTCATGGTTTCCAGAAGCCAAGGCATTCTGCACCTGTTCTAGAGAGAGGGGATTGGGCAGCAACATTTGACTTTCTAGGACACAATGCCCCTATTATAGTGGTGAAGTATAATCATTCAATGTTCAGGAGGAATTCTTGGAATTCACAGGAAGTGAAAGCTGCAACCGTTGGGTGGACAAATGGAACATCTAAGATTGGAGGGAAAGAATCGCAGCCATATAATGTTATTGCAATTGGAAGTCAGGATCGCACTATTACTGTATGGACAACAGCAAGTCCTCGCCCTCTCTTCGTAGCCAagcattttttttctcaaagtgTTGTGGATTTATCctg GAGTCCTGATGGGTATTCACTTTTTGCCTGCTCCTTAGATGGAACAGTTGCTACTTTCCACTTTGAGGCAAAAGAACTGGGTCATAGACTGAGTGATACTGAACTTGATGAGTTAAAGCGGAATCGTTATGGTGATGTAAGAGGTCGACAGACAAATCTAGTAGAGAGTCCAGCACAGTTATTGCTTGAAGCAGCCTCAGCTAAGCAAAACACAACTAAAAAAGTGGTTTCAGATGTTCAGCCAATTCAGACACCTTCAAAGTCTATTGTCAGTGTAGAGGTTACTACAAAGACTTCTGAATCTCAAGTTGATGATGGAAAGAAAAGTGGGGCGGCTGCTGGTGATGGTGGGTTAAATAAAGTGGCAACTTCAGGCCGGATTTCCAGTCCAGTAAAACAGAGAGAATACAGACGCCCTGATGGCAGAAAAAGGATCATTCCAGAAGCAGTGGGAGTGCCTGTTCAGCAGGAAAATATTAGTGGTGGTATGACATCTCATACGCTTGAGTTCCCTCCTGTGCCATGTGATAACAGAAAGGATAATGGGGTGGTTCCAGCTGCTGGTGGTACAAGTGAAGTTTTGAGGGGAACACTAGGTAGAGGCTCTGACATAAAGGAGCGTAGTGGAGTTACTGCCAGGGCTACTGTTACTGAGAGCCTGATTATTGAGAAGGTTCTAGTATCTGCAAGTGGAGATGGAAGTGCTAATGTGGAACAGTCTGGGAGTGTGAAGGCTTCTGGTTCTTTGGCTGCTAGCAGTGCAACTCTTTCTATCAGGGTATGTGACAAGAAAGAAGTGGTGGATACTATACCAGTTTGCTTGGAAGCTCGCCCTCGAGAGCGTGCTGTAAATGAAATTGTTGGAATGGGGAGTACATGTATGATGAAAGAAACAGAAATTGTTTGCATAAGAGGAACCCAAACTCTTTGGTCTGACAGGATTGCTGGGAAAGTCACTGTTTTAGCTGGAAATGCTAACTTCTGGGCTGTTGGGTGTGAAGATGGTTGCCTTCAG GTCTACACTAAATGCGGAAGACGAGCTATGCCAGCCATGATGCTGGGATCTAGTGTCACATTCATTGACTGTGATGAGAGTTGGAAATTGTTACTTGTCACAAGGAAGGGATCCTTGTATGTATGGGATCTCTTCAACAGGAAGTGTCTCCTGCATGACTCATTGGCATCTCTAATCACTACAGACCTGAATCCATCTGCTAAAGGAGCAG GTACAATCAAAGTCATATCTGTCAAGTTATCAAAATCAGGTTTTCCCCTTGTCATTCTGGCCACACGCCATGCCTTCCTTTTTGACACAAGTCTCATGTGTTGGCTGAGGGTTGCTGATGATTGCTTCCCGGCATCAAATTTTGCTAGCTCCTGGAATTTCGGCTCAGTTCAGAGTGGTGAGCTGGCTACATTGCAGGTGGATGTTAGGAAATATTTAGCGAGAAAgcccggctggagcag GGTAACTGATGATGGAGTGCAGACACGTGCTCATTTGGAATCTCAGTTGGCATCTTCGTTGGCTTTGAGATCTCCCAATGAATATCGCCAGTGCCTCCTTTCCTACATCCGCTTCCTAGCAAG AGAAGCAGATGAGTCTCGTTTACGAGAAGTGTGCGAAAGTTTTCTTGGACCTCCAACTGGGATGGTTGAAGCCACATCTGCAGATCTAAAGAATCCAGCATGGGAACCCTGTGTACTT GGAATGAGAAAGCACAAACTTTTAAGAGAAGATATTCTTCCTGCAATGGCATCAAATAGAAAAGTCCAGCGGTTGCTCAATGAGTTTATGGATCTCTTGTCTGAATATGAAAGTACCGAAATTAATGTAGACCAACAAGATCCTGCATCTCCCCCTAGATCCACATTAGCAACTGATCAAACAGACTCTGCCCCACTGGCTACTGATAAAATGAATTCTGCCCAACTGGCTGCTGATCAAATGAATTCTACCCCACCAGCAACTGATCGAATGGACTCTGCCTCTACAGCAAATGATCAAATGGACTCCACCCCACCACCAGCAACTGACCAAATGGACAATGCTGCTCTAGCAACTGACCAAACGGATACCATCATGCCAGGAACTGGCCAAATGGACTCTACCCCGTCAGCAACTGACCACCCTGCCCCACAAAGAAATGACCAGATGTACCCTGTCCCACTACCAACTGATCAGATGGATTCTGCCTCCCCTACAACTGATCAAAAGGACTCCACTACATTGGCTATAGATGTGAAGGACTCTGCATCTTTTTCAACAGATAATTTGAATATAGTTTTGCCAGTGACAGAACAAGTAAATCTGGAACCCATGCCAGATCAAGGTAATCTGGCACCAGCTGCACAAGATTCTGGTTCCTGA
- the LOC123224720 gene encoding protein HIRA isoform X2 yields MSNGICTAVLRGHSSLVKGVAWDPIGSFIASQSDDKTVIIWKTSDWSLAHRTDGHWTKSLGSTFFRRLGWSPCGHFITTTHGFQKPRHSAPVLERGDWAATFDFLGHNAPIIVVKYNHSMFRRNSWNSQEVKAATVGWTNGTSKIGGKESQPYNVIAIGSQDRTITVWTTASPRPLFVAKHFFSQSVVDLSWSPDGYSLFACSLDGTVATFHFEAKELGHRLSDTELDELKRNRYGDVRGRQTNLVESPAQLLLEAASAKQNTTKKVVSDVQPIQTPSKSIVSVEVTTKTSESQVDDGKKSGAAAGDGGLNKVATSGRISSPVKQREYRRPDGRKRIIPEAVGVPVQQENISGGMTSHTLEFPPVPCDNRKDNGVVPAAGGTSEVLRGTLGRGSDIKERSGVTARATVTESLIIEKVLVSASGDGSANVEQSGSVKASGSLAASSATLSIRVCDKKEVVDTIPVCLEARPRERAVNEIVGMGSTCMMKETEIVCIRGTQTLWSDRIAGKVTVLAGNANFWAVGCEDGCLQVYTKCGRRAMPAMMLGSSVTFIDCDESWKLLLVTRKGSLYVWDLFNRKCLLHDSLASLITTDLNPSAKGAGTIKVISVKLSKSGFPLVILATRHAFLFDTSLMCWLRVADDCFPASNFASSWNFGSVQSGELATLQVDVRKYLARKPGWSRVTDDGVQTRAHLESQLASSLALRSPNEYRQCLLSYIRFLAREADESRLREVCESFLGPPTGMVEATSADLKNPAWEPCVLGMRKHKLLREDILPAMASNRKVQRLLNEFMDLLSEYESTEINVDQQDPASPPRSTLATDQTDSAPLATDKMNSAQLAADQMNSTPPATDRMDSASTANDQMDSTPPPATDQMDNAALATDQTDTIMPGTGQMDSTPSATDHPAPQRNDQMYPVPLPTDQMDSASPTTDQKDSTTLAIDVKDSASFSTDNLNIVLPVTEQVNLEPMPDQGNLAPAAQDSGS; encoded by the exons ATGAGCAATGGCATTTGTACAGCTGTTCTTAGGGGTCATTCAAGCCTGGTTAAAGGAGTTGCTTGGGATCCCATTGGTTCCTTCATAGCAAGTCAATCTGATGATAAGACTGTTATTATATGGAAAACAAGCGACTGGAGTCTTGCTCACAGAACGGATGGCCACTGGACAAAATCA CTTGGATCTACATTTTTTAGAAGGCTTGGATGGTCTCCCTGTGGCCATTTCATAACAACCACTCATGGTTTCCAGAAGCCAAGGCATTCTGCACCTGTTCTAGAGAGAGGGGATTGGGCAGCAACATTTGACTTTCTAGGACACAATGCCCCTATTATAGTGGTGAAGTATAATCATTCAATGTTCAGGAGGAATTCTTGGAATTCACAGGAAGTGAAAGCTGCAACCGTTGGGTGGACAAATGGAACATCTAAGATTGGAGGGAAAGAATCGCAGCCATATAATGTTATTGCAATTGGAAGTCAGGATCGCACTATTACTGTATGGACAACAGCAAGTCCTCGCCCTCTCTTCGTAGCCAagcattttttttctcaaagtgTTGTGGATTTATCctg GAGTCCTGATGGGTATTCACTTTTTGCCTGCTCCTTAGATGGAACAGTTGCTACTTTCCACTTTGAGGCAAAAGAACTGGGTCATAGACTGAGTGATACTGAACTTGATGAGTTAAAGCGGAATCGTTATGGTGATGTAAGAGGTCGACAGACAAATCTAGTAGAGAGTCCAGCACAGTTATTGCTTGAAGCAGCCTCAGCTAAGCAAAACACAACTAAAAAAGTGGTTTCAGATGTTCAGCCAATTCAGACACCTTCAAAGTCTATTGTCAGTGTAGAGGTTACTACAAAGACTTCTGAATCTCAAGTTGATGATGGAAAGAAAAGTGGGGCGGCTGCTGGTGATGGTGGGTTAAATAAAGTGGCAACTTCAGGCCGGATTTCCAGTCCAGTAAAACAGAGAGAATACAGACGCCCTGATGGCAGAAAAAGGATCATTCCAGAAGCAGTGGGAGTGCCTGTTCAGCAGGAAAATATTAGTGGTGGTATGACATCTCATACGCTTGAGTTCCCTCCTGTGCCATGTGATAACAGAAAGGATAATGGGGTGGTTCCAGCTGCTGGTGGTACAAGTGAAGTTTTGAGGGGAACACTAGGTAGAGGCTCTGACATAAAGGAGCGTAGTGGAGTTACTGCCAGGGCTACTGTTACTGAGAGCCTGATTATTGAGAAGGTTCTAGTATCTGCAAGTGGAGATGGAAGTGCTAATGTGGAACAGTCTGGGAGTGTGAAGGCTTCTGGTTCTTTGGCTGCTAGCAGTGCAACTCTTTCTATCAGGGTATGTGACAAGAAAGAAGTGGTGGATACTATACCAGTTTGCTTGGAAGCTCGCCCTCGAGAGCGTGCTGTAAATGAAATTGTTGGAATGGGGAGTACATGTATGATGAAAGAAACAGAAATTGTTTGCATAAGAGGAACCCAAACTCTTTGGTCTGACAGGATTGCTGGGAAAGTCACTGTTTTAGCTGGAAATGCTAACTTCTGGGCTGTTGGGTGTGAAGATGGTTGCCTTCAG GTCTACACTAAATGCGGAAGACGAGCTATGCCAGCCATGATGCTGGGATCTAGTGTCACATTCATTGACTGTGATGAGAGTTGGAAATTGTTACTTGTCACAAGGAAGGGATCCTTGTATGTATGGGATCTCTTCAACAGGAAGTGTCTCCTGCATGACTCATTGGCATCTCTAATCACTACAGACCTGAATCCATCTGCTAAAGGAGCAG GTACAATCAAAGTCATATCTGTCAAGTTATCAAAATCAGGTTTTCCCCTTGTCATTCTGGCCACACGCCATGCCTTCCTTTTTGACACAAGTCTCATGTGTTGGCTGAGGGTTGCTGATGATTGCTTCCCGGCATCAAATTTTGCTAGCTCCTGGAATTTCGGCTCAGTTCAGAGTGGTGAGCTGGCTACATTGCAGGTGGATGTTAGGAAATATTTAGCGAGAAAgcccggctggagcag GGTAACTGATGATGGAGTGCAGACACGTGCTCATTTGGAATCTCAGTTGGCATCTTCGTTGGCTTTGAGATCTCCCAATGAATATCGCCAGTGCCTCCTTTCCTACATCCGCTTCCTAGCAAG AGAAGCAGATGAGTCTCGTTTACGAGAAGTGTGCGAAAGTTTTCTTGGACCTCCAACTGGGATGGTTGAAGCCACATCTGCAGATCTAAAGAATCCAGCATGGGAACCCTGTGTACTT GGAATGAGAAAGCACAAACTTTTAAGAGAAGATATTCTTCCTGCAATGGCATCAAATAGAAAAGTCCAGCGGTTGCTCAATGAGTTTATGGATCTCTTGTCTGAATATGAAAGTACCGAAATTAATGTAGACCAACAAGATCCTGCATCTCCCCCTAGATCCACATTAGCAACTGATCAAACAGACTCTGCCCCACTGGCTACTGATAAAATGAATTCTGCCCAACTGGCTGCTGATCAAATGAATTCTACCCCACCAGCAACTGATCGAATGGACTCTGCCTCTACAGCAAATGATCAAATGGACTCCACCCCACCACCAGCAACTGACCAAATGGACAATGCTGCTCTAGCAACTGACCAAACGGATACCATCATGCCAGGAACTGGCCAAATGGACTCTACCCCGTCAGCAACTGACCACCCTGCCCCACAAAGAAATGACCAGATGTACCCTGTCCCACTACCAACTGATCAGATGGATTCTGCCTCCCCTACAACTGATCAAAAGGACTCCACTACATTGGCTATAGATGTGAAGGACTCTGCATCTTTTTCAACAGATAATTTGAATATAGTTTTGCCAGTGACAGAACAAGTAAATCTGGAACCCATGCCAGATCAAGGTAATCTGGCACCAGCTGCACAAGATTCTGGTTCCTGA